The Sesamum indicum cultivar Zhongzhi No. 13 linkage group LG6, S_indicum_v1.0, whole genome shotgun sequence genome has a segment encoding these proteins:
- the LOC105163135 gene encoding uncharacterized protein LOC105163135 yields MGGSRRKYKRSKPKVRVGLPKKNPHIFKPAFNLPPKLKSLLDPLSQWDEKASVIENYKSFGVVSNPNFLGVRSRTPHIVESDALQVPPSGDGVVSEFEPIESGSDLEEDDLKSALGKKRTDGKHTPLQPLTAMQRIHVGCLVEKYGDDYQSMFMDTKLNKMQHSVATLEKLCKRYHMHKDKNPLIVGS; encoded by the exons ATGGGTGGTTCAAGGAGAAAGTACAAGCGATCGAAGCCGAAAGTACGAGTCGGATTGCCGAAGAAAAATCCTCACATATTCAAGCCGGCATTCAATCTTCCTCCGAAATTGAAATCTCTTCTGGACCCCCTTTCGCAATGGGATGAGAAGGCCAGCGTCATCGAGAATTACAAGTCATTCGGCGTTGTTTCGAATCCCAATTTCCTAGGCGTACGGTCCCGTACACCTCACATCGTCGAGAGTGATGCTCTCCAGGTGCCTCCCTCTGGGGACGGCGTCGTATCTGAGTTCGAGCCTATTGAAAGCGGCAGCGACCTCGAAGAAGATG ACTTAAAATCAGCTCTAGGAAAGAAGCGGACTGATGGCAAACACACGCCCCTTCAACCACTTACAGCCATGCAACGGATTCATGTAGGCTGCCTGGTGGAGAAATACGGGGATGATTATCAG AGCATGTTCATGGATACCAAACTGAACAAGATGCAACATTCAGTAGCAACACTTGAGAAACTATGCAAACGTTATCATATGCACAAAGATAAAAACCCCTTGATTGTGGGATCTTGA
- the LOC105163134 gene encoding probable E3 ubiquitin-protein ligase BAH1-like 1 has product MKFCKKYEEYMQGQGQKKLPGVGFKKLKKILKRCRKQPHSHGVLVDKGNGDSSTCPQQCPVCDGTFFPSLLKEMSAVVGFFNERAQRLLELHLGSGFSKCFIWFKEKLRGNHGALIQEGKDLVTYAIINAVAMRKILKKYDKIHYSKQGQAFKSQAQSMHIEILQSPWLCELMAFHINLRESKVDSRNASALFQGCSLILNDGKPSLSCELFDSVKLDIDLTCSICLETLFDPVSLTCGHIFCYMCACKAGSVTIVDGLTAATPKQKCPICRQEGVYEAAVHLEELHILLGRSCPEYWEERRKSEKIERVQQTKEHWESQCRLFMGI; this is encoded by the exons ATGAAGTTCTGTAAGAAATATGAGGAGTACATGCAGGGTCAGGGACAGAAGAAATTACCTGGGGTTGGTTTCAAGAAACtgaagaaaatcttgaaaaggTGCAGAAAACAGCCTCATTCACATGGAGTTCTTGTTGATAAGGGTAACGGTGATAGCTCCACTTGCCCCCAGCAATGCCCAG TCTGCGATGGGACATTCTTCCCATCCCTTCTCAAGGAAATGTCGGCAGTGGTAGGATTCTTCAATGAAAGAGCCCAGAGATTGCTTGAGCTGCACCTGGGATCAGGTTTCAGCAAGTGTTTTATCTggttcaaagaaaaattacgAGGAAATCATGGAGCACTGATTCAAGAAGGCAAGGACCTGGTTACATATGCTATCATCAATGCCGTTGCAATGCgcaaaatactcaaaaaatatgataag ATTCACTATTCGAAGCAAGGCCAAGCTTTCAAGTCGCAGGCCCAAAGCATGCACATTGAGATACTTCAATCACCGTGGCTCTGTGAACTTATGGCTTTTCACATAAACTTGAGAGAGTCTAAAGTCGATTCAAGAAACGCTTCTGCACTTTTTCAGGGGTGCTCCCTCATATTGAATGATGGAAAACCGTCTCTGTCTTGTGAGCTATTTGATTCAGTAAAGCTTGACATTGACTTGACCTGTTCTATATGCTTG GAGACGTTGTTTGATCCAGTCTCTCTTACCTGTGGTCATATCTTCTGCTACATGTGTGCATGCAAAGCTGGTTCAGTGACTATTGTTGACGGACTGACAGCAGCAACCCCCAAGCAGAAATGCCCAATATGTCGACAG GAAGGAGTATACGAAGCTGCAGTACATTTGGAAGAGCTACACATTCTATTAGGCCGAAG TTGTCCGGAATATTGGGAGGAACGGCGTAAATCTGAAAAGATTGAGAGAGTTCAGCAGACGAAGGAGCATTGGGAGTCCCAGTGCCGGCTATTCATGGGTATCTAA